In Halopelagius inordinatus, a single genomic region encodes these proteins:
- a CDS encoding FecCD family ABC transporter permease, which produces MSESTRVGIWSRLRRGVGWIDGSLVGLCIVSVVIVVLGGLVQVSFGTYSMTLTEAWRAVLNPSILLNPDAWSAFLFGTDLPEMGRESLIVWNIRLPRVLVAVLVGANLSVSGAIFQAVTRNELASPYILGVSSGAGLAILLTLVVFSGLAPFLPLIAAGGGALAFLLVYIIAWKGGTSPVRLVLAGVIVGTLFQSMQTAMFFFADDLAIVQSAIAWTTGSLTGVDWEQVRLALPSTAVALFLSVVAARQLNVLLLGEQTAKSLGMSVERTRFLLSGVAILAASAAIAVAGIVGFVGLIVPHLVRNLVGSDYKNLIVGCVFAGPALMVVADVGARLAMDPTQLPVGIVTGLVGGPYFLYLMRRQQNLGDI; this is translated from the coding sequence ATGAGTGAATCTACGCGGGTGGGAATCTGGTCGAGGCTTCGTCGGGGCGTCGGATGGATCGACGGCTCGCTCGTCGGCCTCTGTATCGTCAGCGTCGTTATCGTCGTTCTCGGCGGTCTCGTACAGGTGAGCTTCGGAACCTACAGTATGACGCTCACCGAGGCGTGGCGGGCCGTGCTGAACCCGTCGATACTGCTGAACCCCGACGCGTGGTCGGCGTTCCTCTTCGGAACGGACCTCCCGGAGATGGGCAGAGAGAGCCTCATCGTCTGGAACATCCGACTGCCGCGCGTCCTCGTGGCCGTACTCGTCGGCGCGAATCTCTCGGTTTCGGGTGCCATCTTCCAAGCGGTCACCCGGAACGAACTGGCGAGTCCGTACATCCTCGGCGTCTCGTCGGGTGCCGGTCTCGCCATCCTCCTGACGCTCGTCGTCTTCAGCGGTCTCGCGCCGTTCCTCCCGCTTATCGCGGCGGGCGGCGGCGCACTCGCGTTCCTCCTCGTCTACATCATCGCGTGGAAGGGCGGGACGAGTCCGGTGCGTCTCGTCCTCGCGGGCGTCATCGTCGGAACGCTGTTTCAGTCGATGCAGACGGCGATGTTCTTTTTCGCCGACGACCTCGCCATCGTCCAAAGCGCCATCGCGTGGACCACTGGCTCTCTGACCGGCGTCGATTGGGAGCAGGTTCGTCTGGCGCTTCCCTCCACCGCCGTGGCTCTCTTCTTGTCCGTCGTCGCCGCGCGGCAGTTGAACGTCCTCCTCTTGGGCGAACAGACGGCGAAGTCGCTCGGGATGTCCGTCGAACGGACGCGGTTTCTCCTCTCCGGCGTCGCCATCCTCGCGGCGAGTGCCGCCATCGCCGTCGCCGGAATCGTCGGCTTCGTCGGCCTCATCGTGCCGCACCTCGTGCGGAACCTCGTCGGCAGCGACTACAAGAACCTCATCGTGGGCTGCGTCTTCGCCGGACCGGCGCTGATGGTGGTCGCGGACGTCGGCGCGAGACTCGCGATGGACCCGACGC